One genomic region from Leptospiraceae bacterium encodes:
- a CDS encoding cyclic nucleotide-binding domain-containing protein, whose translation MTVKEPLFKLVRFPQGSYITLEGEKRSTSFFIIKEGKISLKRDFVPPGGKKAETLGMGDFFGVISAMSQYPQVESAIALTNSVLISITYNRFSELIQKNTPLALKIIRYFSKMLREFNVATSQGAKTGFISSASDLSLLFSMAENYFQMGNIEYSIYLYQSYLRYMPTGEYRNEAIKKLKELGAALTPPPEQQGLNRHYSGSQMIFSENEPGNDMFIIQRGKIKISKLIDGVDVTLAILNQGDIFGEMALLENKPRSASAISVEPVELLVINRKNFENMVKTQPQLMTRIIVLLSERIWGAYKKLANSMLTDLNGRFADMLLTLAEKNRVKIAPRLEHDYQLNVFDFLKMMGLTDRDALSFQKFTGNNKFIRIERDSIVCHDMALLERLVYSYREGR comes from the coding sequence ATGACTGTTAAAGAACCGCTATTTAAGCTGGTACGATTTCCGCAGGGCTCGTATATTACTCTTGAGGGAGAGAAACGATCCACTTCCTTTTTTATTATAAAAGAAGGGAAGATAAGCCTGAAGCGTGACTTTGTTCCCCCGGGTGGAAAAAAGGCTGAAACTCTCGGAATGGGGGATTTTTTTGGAGTCATTTCTGCAATGAGCCAGTATCCTCAGGTGGAGTCTGCGATAGCTCTCACAAATTCCGTTTTAATTTCGATAACTTACAACCGATTTAGCGAACTGATTCAAAAAAACACTCCCCTGGCCCTAAAGATTATCCGCTATTTTTCTAAAATGCTTCGAGAATTTAACGTAGCCACCAGCCAGGGAGCCAAAACCGGTTTTATTTCATCGGCGAGCGACTTAAGTTTATTATTTTCCATGGCTGAAAATTATTTTCAGATGGGTAATATTGAATATTCCATTTATCTATATCAAAGCTATCTGCGTTATATGCCTACCGGCGAATACAGAAACGAAGCCATCAAAAAACTGAAAGAACTCGGAGCAGCTCTCACCCCTCCCCCGGAACAACAGGGTCTGAATCGACATTACAGCGGAAGTCAGATGATTTTTTCCGAGAATGAACCGGGAAACGACATGTTTATTATCCAGAGAGGGAAAATCAAAATTTCGAAATTGATAGACGGAGTCGATGTGACTCTGGCCATCTTAAATCAGGGAGATATTTTTGGAGAAATGGCCTTACTCGAAAATAAACCACGTTCGGCTTCAGCTATCAGTGTAGAACCGGTTGAACTTCTGGTTATAAACCGTAAAAACTTCGAAAATATGGTAAAGACACAACCCCAACTGATGACCCGGATTATCGTTCTTCTATCAGAGAGAATCTGGGGAGCGTATAAAAAATTAGCCAACTCTATGTTGACCGATTTGAACGGTAGATTTGCAGATATGCTATTAACCCTCGCTGAAAAAAATCGAGTTAAAATTGCACCCAGACTGGAGCATGACTACCAACTGAATGTTTTTGACTTTTTAAAAATGATGGGACTTACAGATAGAGATGCCCTTTCTTTTCAAAAGTTTACAGGAAACAATAAGTTCATTCGCATTGAAAGAGATTCTATTGTCTGCCATGATATGGCGCTCTTAGAAAGATTGGTGTATTCTTATAGAGAAGGTAGATGA